A stretch of BD1-7 clade bacterium DNA encodes these proteins:
- the toxA_3 gene encoding Toxin A — protein MRMESADNVTNPAGKLSQKYNAQKGDGYWIIPSTSSATAATHAVVFAHGGKDNALPKFVNATRAAFSFLAPADRPLLSSISHYIQWQEEFARFDVVLAGESSADYRIYPLEPSYLQQSGINVHERDFDVILLKDDRHSLSSLAESLDNESGYDLIEWHICRHDKPAVIEKPYHLPAVNRVSDETQLRLFGDAGATKPSVSYGDYVTSYLGELIDAVKVFRDPNLNTVSLPWLEKVSQLQTTFDGPALRFAAEVDLSKATGYYDTGLVGRLEQYRESIESIVGHKLNLDIDQQTASTNIPGHIESENAASLSQAIGSALDYYRDNIDGDDFQVERFKSEFGFSHQDRVKLEKIQAALDNGNVRVNAVTHDVFSRLGKFDQYFAEVSKGVIDGDALRIPWAEGLSTAMQLERLQDPNFKPLALGEVFDRVSGLSAEDVSDTYGSVVKSNIPGVLIGVEVDANLPYEQRVAAQNTQIQKNLDILALGLDPNSPEQGLFARQLNTAATVSNNNSDLINDVYQLDTGGFVFGIDQASTSTHETAETGIQGVTSYLDRRSQNQSKPDIIGHLTLGNGDASAQNLVVVYHELWHVISQSRYLEYDANDIPVRRLHLDGEKQFGWTNGFDERIAGGTRFVGETPFIDKPLETPAGWISETTYSEARGLPAELFYPVDADESTHRTSASRSFRIPDSLIQERLQHILLPDSAVYFSNLYQVFHYLNQVQEEYQRLRVLDGALDDPNINNNITPENRSAIADELTTRYAILEKDLPRLTEAATFVTYNRVTSEMAAAGHLTGAAGEAAASHALAVVFGGAAAVGQQIPQGLTGLADFDKRIKLEILAQYNQLLFDHYDLNPQTLRETLETAAGIDDLVAERTFDLSALDRPEGIVSGTQSDGHVKALRVFADKLGLSDAITDTDIGSPADFRRLLNLAAGPDGKPADLYDKLVDSVPDTLASLSRDGLPASTLLDQIAVQVDTIGVLQRTADQFNYVTESGEKLNLPVFDPDTAPKGLKRVALDDGDILFLPTEEGYPAFRFKEEMVERLTWLRRGELDVNVDTISESVRFYQALTSLEGRPKALGDMLAVKLLNYSILPEEVLAAPAMKRAFTAFVADTSSLIIGARNDTSGRLDINLSNVMDAISLTFGNKPELFIRKILDVAPEDAPLVFRAFPEFSAPLALKQQSDIFHRYLNMTTLAIDELARLTGDTSLSGKPAADVLTQVEKINSDVVSDPNVRLQVERNVELLKAGISAIHEQQKVLIDTARALGLDVASGNAIEATPAVIFELTDELTTDLIGQFDGAKSAQIGELLSKFHDKARFTDTLNNQLLKLVTPEALFRLMTDSPSSANQLLAEGGFKNFYADKMLDRYLGSANAQLNPADSADTLRHILGAGLLVQLDFAGDLPAQRQSIAESIQNSIKVLEKYRNSFANPADFDQVALNWTTAILNSYDNLAESSIKYSQVLDDDTINTLTGYFDDGKALLPAKSQDYFQKVLDGRLRERSLETLISNVDKPFNTDLGFSDFADFLDPGGYTPHDNFNVLEPLVPEDSFVGRLRSEFTARELGANFLSTINGLRKKNNLSGDWVPILSSTEKLDNGSYQVRFVNSADDEATSRTLVTESADIYRVREFIDHNDAAVLKAYKPDTSGALVRREDIADVDGINGLNAAFAVHALIGFFERQRLANETESSQLATVLRAHEYLNLAQTAYGLAIDGFELFKLVKEGISIGRTVVKEASAASKAVSAAASIGFGGIDVLAGLASAGLDIYELTQAQTDSEKAIIGTQLAFDSAGVLLGSTSVGLGITSLAATAAEATAVAATAATAGTLIGGAGVIFAGLGIGITALVQAYSRVAENAQAVGKFFNEIDNTYRHGGFVYDAKKGIAKPVGQGIVDNVDFVSGKVHFGTHKIYRTHHGSTGSGKQNYFFWSGDFPTLVRDENQAINVRDKIGYKADNKLAAQVQNAKIFIAPIAPRTSTISYSWNTLPGSTTRHDTGFDVIRRLENDGKFDYDFYIFPSEYTIDKVKFDYQRTNVEINLDASDRVVVIPDIPQAYIGKTFHNLHGHGGNYTIAVNDHAELYVHSEEKSTWILSMSNLDSKDFAVSNNAVWSGSSKTQFGDLQNANVLINTEDGDVYSADFSHNRGIAVYVNGETVGSDGKTTHLVRPNLMAHLKDLKARGRTDEFTTINHYHGADGRVYTQAYFEQGSSQVLYESGNINARLIGFLQTDGGADHSRVAFFSAGDRKLNIVDAASHKKLADYALPGLRGEVIVLGAAEENGVMVTRIRQTLDSGQKTDFLFHNDGKSMVLDSIIGDAGFVAEMRRNALTSTTIRPSELAKYFWTDVRLSPNLRITQRSLPEDVAPQHSGHFIDGNIYLSAGEHTFSISHSGGLRVGLGGGDIINTSGDDKGKPSVVHFTADQEGYYDFHALYLDTTGAAKLGIAVDGESLDREHFSGPDSQFLLGRTWSVPASVHDINGAYTQMESHPDGVLSYQINVLDFATSKGKNSHIADFWNGNATAVAAPVYVVTDTGKVLAPAIADAGLVLVSGGGRAGATLTKGGKFKPAVGAGDVGSGYIYFDAKTHQLYTQSSSGASARQMHLSALGGEGESPIRSILNVGAGVLAQDESGVSWLVTPSGQQSLVSVSNRWMASNDNWLSTLQEYYGDPRAVALQSELGLTYAPPVLLGGMTDKYFDSQQFHLEGEVHYSSSKLASLAQAEAVVKGTAGQHYQIDTLDFGESGGQQTTTAFLHNNATLDKGADGSHVHDNAVHMINGEIYLKAGEHTFDVTHDDGIRLRVGGDTVFSDDVWKSSAGHGKFTADSDGYYQLDALYFDMDGPSNLKIVIDGKTLSRENFAGPGSSDVNHQKSWYDPLSGGVLVSHVADAEQVRLVRFDDDRETAWLFDDKTHRLYRQALVSADQLGDSVGKVSQVASGTSGADLFVVASSDQAVNIVIDDFSGDRDAIDLSRWGITDINDVSIETGFSASRVDSAGNPQAYARVSLPNDSYLYVYAEGEGVGTDFFSADNLHISAPEGDSAHSIALSAPIGGAAVSLLDQPDQNSLPEAHPILADKPLETAVSTSNGLAVFSAEGVVYGIHDNTLSISGVTQAWLDAGSKFVADQHLPGVLEVFGAQQQVVGWYLSDGGVEIKPPQVGSGSRFLGYNHENHTAFVAQTNAQTHRDTLYQVSFDGTSEAIGDFDIAALLDDGQTHALGLVGGDASALLNIPLLDNARHLVVSPAGADFDLALTPQVLDSYSQITVDTGSISASANGGSGTIHVSQDWLAQPVELARTGDDLTMLNQDTGHRLVIKGGAGEHAPKDLQIVTDGDLTLSLADLNASLAVQFPDSKDGTGVLSIDDVYLHRAQLAINADANTDSARMILSDKDGSIASAGMLADKFIASESDTHVAAANEVQEPQFNNLQQSMAGFGGNAAGALNTAASALQSAVTLASSEQEKEHALHKEPV, from the coding sequence ATGAGAATGGAAAGCGCTGATAATGTAACAAATCCAGCTGGAAAATTATCACAAAAATATAACGCGCAGAAGGGAGATGGCTATTGGATCATACCCTCAACGTCATCGGCAACGGCAGCAACCCATGCCGTTGTGTTCGCACATGGGGGTAAAGACAATGCACTTCCGAAATTTGTTAATGCGACTCGTGCAGCGTTCAGCTTTTTGGCGCCAGCAGACCGACCGCTGCTTTCATCGATCTCGCATTACATTCAATGGCAGGAGGAGTTTGCTCGCTTTGATGTCGTGCTTGCGGGCGAATCGTCGGCGGATTACCGTATTTATCCGTTGGAACCCAGCTATTTGCAGCAATCTGGCATTAATGTGCATGAGCGGGATTTTGATGTCATTTTATTGAAAGACGACAGGCACAGCCTCAGTTCGCTTGCTGAATCACTCGACAATGAATCTGGCTATGACCTAATCGAGTGGCATATTTGCCGTCACGATAAACCTGCTGTTATCGAAAAACCCTACCATTTACCGGCGGTTAATCGCGTCAGCGATGAGACGCAGTTACGTTTGTTTGGTGATGCCGGCGCGACTAAACCGTCTGTGTCTTACGGCGATTACGTGACATCTTATCTCGGTGAATTGATTGATGCTGTGAAAGTGTTCCGTGATCCGAATTTGAATACGGTGAGCTTGCCGTGGCTGGAAAAAGTGAGCCAGCTGCAAACGACATTCGACGGGCCGGCTTTGCGGTTTGCGGCAGAGGTCGACCTTAGTAAGGCCACAGGCTATTACGATACCGGCCTAGTCGGGCGATTGGAGCAATACCGTGAATCCATTGAATCCATTGTTGGTCATAAGCTTAACCTGGATATCGATCAACAAACGGCATCGACCAATATTCCTGGGCATATTGAATCTGAAAACGCGGCCTCGTTGTCGCAAGCCATTGGCAGTGCACTCGACTATTACCGCGACAATATCGACGGGGATGATTTTCAAGTAGAACGGTTTAAATCAGAATTCGGTTTTAGTCATCAAGATCGCGTGAAGCTTGAGAAAATCCAAGCTGCGCTCGATAACGGCAACGTGCGTGTGAATGCAGTAACCCATGACGTGTTTTCCCGACTGGGTAAATTCGATCAATACTTCGCCGAGGTATCAAAGGGGGTCATTGACGGTGATGCATTGCGTATTCCTTGGGCTGAAGGTTTAAGTACGGCGATGCAGCTTGAGCGTTTGCAGGATCCTAACTTTAAGCCATTGGCTCTGGGAGAGGTGTTTGACCGGGTATCAGGCCTTAGCGCGGAAGATGTGTCGGATACCTACGGTAGCGTCGTAAAAAGTAACATTCCCGGGGTACTTATCGGTGTTGAGGTTGATGCCAACTTACCTTATGAGCAGCGGGTTGCGGCACAAAACACCCAAATACAAAAGAATCTCGATATTCTGGCGCTAGGTCTTGATCCGAATTCGCCGGAACAGGGCTTGTTTGCACGTCAGTTGAACACGGCTGCAACGGTATCAAACAATAACAGTGACCTGATCAATGATGTTTATCAGCTAGATACCGGAGGCTTTGTATTTGGCATTGATCAAGCCAGTACAAGTACGCATGAAACGGCTGAAACCGGTATTCAGGGCGTTACCAGCTATCTGGATCGTCGTTCTCAAAACCAGTCTAAACCCGATATCATCGGCCACCTCACGTTGGGCAATGGTGATGCGAGTGCTCAAAACTTGGTTGTGGTGTATCACGAGCTTTGGCATGTGATCAGTCAGAGCCGTTACTTAGAATATGATGCCAATGATATTCCGGTACGTCGCTTGCATTTGGATGGCGAAAAGCAATTTGGTTGGACAAACGGGTTTGACGAACGTATCGCTGGGGGAACTCGATTTGTTGGCGAGACACCCTTTATTGATAAGCCACTGGAAACCCCCGCCGGTTGGATCAGTGAAACGACCTATAGCGAGGCGAGGGGCCTACCTGCCGAGCTCTTTTATCCGGTTGATGCGGATGAATCGACTCATCGTACGAGTGCTAGTCGCTCGTTTCGTATTCCAGATTCGTTAATTCAAGAGCGATTGCAGCATATCTTGCTGCCGGATTCGGCAGTGTATTTCAGTAATCTTTACCAGGTCTTTCATTACCTGAATCAGGTGCAGGAGGAATACCAGCGGTTGAGAGTATTGGATGGTGCGCTGGATGACCCCAACATCAATAACAATATCACACCAGAAAACCGTTCTGCTATTGCGGATGAGTTAACCACGCGTTATGCGATTCTTGAAAAAGACTTACCACGGCTCACCGAAGCGGCGACTTTTGTGACCTATAACCGGGTGACTTCGGAGATGGCCGCAGCGGGCCATTTAACCGGTGCTGCAGGCGAAGCAGCGGCAAGCCATGCTTTGGCTGTAGTCTTTGGTGGTGCTGCGGCCGTCGGGCAGCAGATTCCACAAGGGCTGACCGGCTTAGCGGATTTTGATAAGCGCATAAAGCTTGAGATTCTCGCGCAGTACAATCAATTGTTGTTTGATCACTATGATCTGAATCCTCAAACCCTGCGAGAAACGCTGGAGACGGCGGCTGGGATTGACGATTTAGTCGCCGAAAGAACATTCGATTTATCGGCTTTAGATCGCCCCGAAGGCATTGTTTCGGGTACCCAGTCAGATGGTCATGTTAAAGCGCTACGTGTATTTGCCGACAAACTCGGTTTGAGTGATGCGATTACAGATACCGATATCGGCAGTCCGGCAGACTTTCGCCGCTTGCTGAATTTAGCAGCAGGCCCTGATGGCAAGCCTGCCGACTTGTACGACAAATTGGTCGATTCAGTGCCTGATACATTGGCGTCATTATCACGCGATGGGCTGCCAGCCTCGACGTTACTTGATCAGATTGCGGTGCAGGTTGATACCATCGGCGTACTGCAGCGCACGGCCGATCAATTTAATTATGTGACGGAGTCGGGCGAAAAGCTGAATTTGCCTGTGTTCGATCCGGATACCGCGCCGAAGGGGCTTAAACGCGTAGCGTTGGATGACGGTGATATCCTGTTTTTGCCCACGGAGGAAGGGTATCCGGCGTTTCGTTTTAAAGAGGAGATGGTTGAACGGTTAACGTGGCTGCGCCGCGGCGAACTCGATGTCAATGTCGATACTATTTCGGAATCTGTCAGATTCTATCAGGCGTTAACCTCTCTTGAAGGTCGGCCTAAAGCGTTAGGTGACATGCTCGCGGTTAAGTTGCTGAATTATTCCATATTGCCCGAGGAGGTTCTGGCTGCACCGGCAATGAAACGAGCCTTTACCGCATTTGTGGCGGATACCTCCAGTTTAATCATTGGTGCCCGGAACGATACTTCGGGTCGGTTGGATATTAATCTGTCCAACGTTATGGATGCAATTTCACTGACATTTGGCAACAAGCCTGAGCTGTTTATTCGCAAAATATTGGATGTCGCACCAGAAGATGCACCGCTAGTTTTTCGTGCATTTCCGGAGTTTAGTGCACCGCTGGCATTGAAGCAGCAGTCGGATATCTTCCATCGTTATCTGAACATGACAACATTGGCGATCGACGAACTTGCGCGGTTGACAGGGGATACTTCATTGAGCGGCAAGCCTGCTGCAGATGTGTTGACCCAGGTCGAGAAAATTAACTCAGACGTTGTGAGTGATCCGAATGTACGTTTGCAGGTTGAACGGAATGTAGAGCTGCTTAAAGCAGGCATCAGCGCGATTCATGAGCAGCAAAAAGTACTGATAGACACTGCTCGGGCGTTAGGGTTGGATGTTGCCTCTGGCAATGCCATCGAAGCGACACCTGCTGTTATCTTTGAACTGACTGATGAGCTGACAACCGATCTGATTGGTCAATTCGATGGGGCAAAGAGTGCTCAGATTGGAGAGTTGTTATCAAAGTTTCACGATAAAGCCCGCTTCACCGATACACTCAATAACCAGTTGTTGAAGTTAGTGACTCCAGAAGCCCTGTTCCGATTAATGACCGATTCTCCGTCGTCAGCGAATCAGTTGTTGGCTGAAGGCGGATTCAAAAATTTCTATGCCGACAAAATGTTGGATCGATATCTTGGTTCAGCCAATGCGCAGTTAAACCCTGCGGACAGCGCTGATACTCTGCGCCATATATTAGGAGCGGGGTTGCTGGTGCAACTGGATTTTGCCGGGGATTTGCCTGCACAGCGCCAATCGATCGCAGAATCGATACAAAACTCCATCAAGGTTTTGGAGAAGTACCGCAATTCGTTTGCTAATCCGGCAGACTTCGATCAGGTCGCGTTGAACTGGACCACTGCTATTCTGAACTCCTACGATAACCTGGCCGAAAGCAGCATCAAATACTCGCAGGTATTGGATGATGACACCATCAACACACTGACCGGGTATTTTGATGATGGTAAAGCACTGCTGCCGGCGAAGTCTCAGGATTACTTCCAGAAGGTACTCGATGGTCGCTTGCGTGAGCGAAGCCTCGAAACGCTGATCAGCAATGTCGATAAACCGTTTAACACGGATCTCGGGTTCAGTGATTTTGCTGATTTTCTTGATCCGGGCGGTTACACCCCTCATGACAACTTCAACGTATTGGAGCCTCTGGTTCCCGAGGACAGTTTCGTTGGGCGGTTGCGCAGCGAGTTTACGGCGCGTGAGTTGGGTGCGAATTTCCTCAGCACCATTAACGGCTTGCGTAAAAAGAACAACCTCTCGGGTGATTGGGTGCCGATATTGTCATCAACCGAGAAGCTCGACAATGGATCGTATCAGGTTCGTTTTGTGAATTCTGCCGATGATGAGGCGACGTCTCGAACGTTGGTTACCGAAAGTGCTGATATTTATCGGGTACGCGAGTTTATTGATCACAATGATGCAGCGGTGTTAAAAGCTTACAAACCCGATACTTCAGGTGCGCTTGTGCGCAGAGAAGATATCGCGGATGTTGACGGTATCAATGGGCTTAATGCCGCGTTTGCTGTGCATGCGTTGATCGGGTTCTTTGAGCGTCAGCGCTTGGCCAATGAAACCGAGAGTTCACAACTAGCTACTGTGCTGCGCGCGCACGAGTATCTGAACCTTGCGCAAACTGCCTATGGCCTTGCTATCGATGGCTTTGAGTTATTTAAGTTAGTGAAAGAAGGCATCAGTATCGGCCGAACTGTGGTTAAGGAGGCCAGTGCAGCCAGTAAAGCGGTATCTGCAGCGGCATCGATCGGCTTCGGTGGTATTGATGTGTTAGCCGGGTTAGCCAGTGCTGGCTTGGATATCTACGAGCTTACTCAAGCACAAACGGATTCAGAAAAGGCAATTATCGGTACCCAGCTGGCCTTCGATTCAGCCGGCGTATTATTGGGTAGCACTTCCGTTGGCTTGGGTATTACCAGCTTGGCAGCCACGGCTGCTGAGGCAACTGCTGTGGCAGCAACGGCTGCAACTGCAGGTACCTTGATTGGTGGCGCTGGTGTTATCTTTGCTGGGTTGGGAATCGGTATTACTGCGTTGGTGCAGGCGTACAGTCGGGTTGCAGAAAATGCGCAGGCGGTGGGTAAATTTTTTAATGAGATTGACAATACCTACCGGCATGGCGGTTTTGTTTACGATGCGAAGAAGGGCATCGCCAAACCGGTTGGTCAGGGCATTGTTGATAACGTTGATTTTGTTTCTGGAAAAGTCCACTTTGGGACTCACAAAATCTACCGTACTCACCATGGTTCCACCGGCAGCGGTAAACAAAATTACTTCTTCTGGTCAGGTGATTTCCCAACATTGGTTCGGGACGAGAATCAAGCGATTAATGTTCGCGATAAAATCGGTTACAAAGCAGATAACAAACTCGCCGCTCAGGTGCAGAATGCCAAAATCTTTATTGCACCCATCGCACCGCGCACGTCGACGATCTCTTATAGTTGGAATACCTTGCCAGGATCAACGACTCGTCATGATACCGGGTTTGATGTGATCCGCCGTTTGGAGAATGATGGCAAGTTTGACTACGACTTTTACATCTTCCCCAGCGAGTACACGATCGATAAAGTGAAGTTTGACTATCAGCGTACCAATGTCGAAATCAATCTGGATGCGTCTGATCGTGTGGTTGTGATTCCGGATATTCCTCAAGCCTATATCGGTAAAACCTTCCATAACCTTCATGGCCACGGCGGGAATTACACGATTGCCGTTAATGATCATGCCGAGCTCTATGTGCATTCAGAAGAGAAAAGCACGTGGATTCTGTCGATGTCGAATCTGGATTCAAAAGACTTCGCGGTGAGCAACAACGCCGTTTGGTCCGGGAGTTCCAAAACGCAGTTTGGAGACCTGCAAAATGCCAATGTATTGATTAATACGGAAGACGGCGATGTTTACTCCGCTGATTTCTCTCACAATCGTGGCATTGCTGTTTATGTTAATGGAGAGACAGTGGGGTCCGATGGCAAAACCACACACCTGGTGCGGCCGAATCTGATGGCTCATTTGAAAGACCTCAAAGCGAGAGGGCGCACCGATGAATTTACTACCATCAATCACTATCACGGTGCTGATGGCCGTGTGTATACCCAAGCGTATTTTGAGCAAGGTAGTAGTCAGGTGTTATACGAATCTGGCAACATCAACGCGAGGTTGATCGGCTTTTTGCAAACGGACGGTGGGGCGGATCACAGCCGCGTTGCCTTCTTCAGTGCTGGCGATCGCAAACTCAACATTGTGGATGCTGCATCGCACAAAAAACTGGCCGATTATGCGTTGCCAGGGTTGCGCGGTGAGGTGATTGTACTGGGCGCAGCGGAAGAAAACGGCGTGATGGTTACGCGCATTCGGCAGACGCTGGATAGTGGCCAAAAGACGGACTTTCTGTTTCACAATGACGGTAAATCCATGGTGCTGGATAGCATTATCGGTGATGCGGGCTTTGTTGCCGAAATGCGTCGTAATGCATTAACCAGCACTACAATACGGCCGTCGGAGTTGGCTAAATACTTCTGGACCGATGTGCGTTTATCCCCCAACTTACGTATTACTCAGCGTTCTTTGCCTGAGGATGTCGCCCCCCAACATTCGGGTCACTTCATTGATGGCAACATTTATCTTTCTGCCGGTGAGCATACTTTTTCGATAAGCCATAGCGGCGGCCTGCGTGTTGGTCTTGGCGGCGGCGATATTATCAACACTAGTGGTGATGACAAAGGCAAACCGTCGGTGGTGCACTTTACTGCTGATCAAGAGGGTTATTACGATTTTCACGCGCTGTATCTTGATACGACCGGTGCCGCAAAACTGGGTATTGCTGTCGATGGTGAATCGCTTGATCGAGAGCATTTTAGTGGTCCTGATAGTCAGTTTTTATTGGGGCGGACTTGGTCGGTTCCTGCGAGCGTTCACGACATCAATGGTGCCTATACGCAGATGGAAAGCCACCCTGATGGTGTGCTTTCATACCAAATCAATGTGTTGGATTTCGCCACAAGTAAAGGCAAAAACAGCCATATTGCTGACTTTTGGAATGGCAATGCGACTGCAGTTGCCGCGCCTGTGTATGTAGTGACGGATACTGGCAAAGTCCTGGCTCCAGCGATTGCAGATGCTGGCTTAGTATTGGTATCTGGCGGCGGTAGAGCTGGTGCCACCTTAACGAAAGGTGGTAAATTCAAGCCGGCTGTTGGGGCTGGTGATGTTGGCTCCGGTTACATTTATTTTGATGCCAAGACCCATCAGCTTTATACCCAGTCCTCCAGCGGTGCGTCGGCTAGGCAGATGCATTTATCCGCATTAGGTGGTGAGGGCGAGTCGCCAATCCGCTCGATTTTGAATGTGGGCGCAGGTGTTCTCGCTCAGGATGAATCCGGCGTTAGTTGGTTGGTGACTCCCAGCGGTCAACAATCACTGGTGAGTGTTTCCAATCGATGGATGGCATCAAATGATAATTGGTTATCGACCTTACAAGAATACTACGGTGACCCGCGTGCGGTGGCATTGCAGTCTGAGCTGGGTCTCACCTATGCACCCCCGGTTTTACTGGGAGGGATGACCGATAAGTATTTTGATTCACAGCAGTTCCATCTCGAAGGTGAAGTGCATTACTCATCGTCTAAGTTGGCGTCACTGGCGCAAGCAGAGGCTGTGGTTAAAGGTACAGCCGGGCAGCACTATCAGATCGATACCCTCGATTTCGGTGAATCCGGCGGCCAGCAAACCACAACGGCGTTTTTACATAACAATGCAACGTTGGATAAGGGGGCCGACGGTAGCCATGTTCACGACAATGCAGTGCACATGATCAACGGTGAGATTTATCTGAAGGCGGGTGAACACACGTTTGATGTGACACACGATGATGGTATTCGGCTGCGGGTCGGTGGCGATACGGTGTTCTCTGATGACGTTTGGAAATCCTCGGCAGGGCATGGAAAATTCACCGCTGATAGTGATGGTTACTATCAGCTGGATGCATTGTATTTTGATATGGATGGGCCATCGAATCTTAAGATTGTTATTGATGGAAAAACACTATCGCGTGAGAACTTTGCAGGCCCAGGCAGTAGCGACGTTAATCATCAAAAATCCTGGTATGACCCACTCAGTGGTGGTGTGCTGGTGAGCCATGTTGCAGATGCTGAGCAGGTTCGTTTAGTGCGTTTTGATGACGATCGTGAGACGGCGTGGCTCTTTGATGACAAAACCCATCGGCTCTATCGCCAAGCGTTAGTGAGTGCAGATCAACTGGGTGACAGTGTTGGCAAAGTTTCACAAGTGGCATCCGGTACAAGTGGCGCAGATCTCTTTGTGGTTGCGTCATCCGATCAGGCGGTGAATATCGTTATTGATGACTTTAGTGGTGATCGAGACGCGATTGATCTGAGCCGTTGGGGAATCACCGATATCAATGACGTTTCCATTGAAACCGGCTTTTCGGCGTCTCGCGTCGATAGTGCAGGTAATCCTCAAGCCTATGCGCGAGTATCGCTACCGAATGATAGCTATCTGTATGTTTATGCCGAAGGCGAGGGTGTAGGTACTGACTTCTTTAGTGCTGACAATCTCCATATCAGTGCGCCGGAGGGTGATAGTGCTCATTCAATTGCCTTGTCTGCACCGATTGGTGGGGCTGCTGTTTCATTGCTTGATCAACCTGATCAAAATAGCTTACCAGAAGCCCACCCCATATTGGCGGATAAACCCCTTGAAACGGCGGTGTCGACCAGTAACGGCCTGGCTGTGTTTTCGGCTGAAGGTGTCGTTTATGGCATTCATGATAATACCCTATCGATTAGCGGTGTTACTCAGGCATGGCTTGATGCTGGAAGCAAGTTTGTAGCGGATCAGCATCTACCGGGTGTGCTTGAAGTGTTTGGTGCTCAGCAGCAAGTAGTCGGCTGGTATTTGTCAGATGGTGGTGTTGAAATCAAACCTCCACAGGTAGGTTCCGGTAGTCGTTTCTTGGGATATAACCATGAAAATCATACGGCATTTGTTGCTCAAACAAACGCCCAGACGCACAGAGATACACTCTACCAAGTGAGCTTTGATGGTACGTCTGAGGCGATCGGTGATTTCGATATCGCAGCGTTGCTGGATGACGGCCAAACGCATGCGTTGGGTTTAGTGGGCGGGGATGCTTCTGCACTGTTGAACATTCCGTTGCTGGATAACGCCAGACATCTTGTGGTATCTCCGGCGGGGGCGGATTTTGATTTAGCATTAACGCCGCAAGTGCTTGATAGCTATTCGCAGATCACAGTGGATACTGGCTCAATCTCGGCGTCAGCGAATGGTGGCAGCGGCACGATTCATGTGAGTCAGGACTGGTTAGCACAACCCGTTGAACTCGCCCGCACCGGTGACGACTTAACGATGCTGAATCAAGATACCGGGCATCGATTGGTGATCAAAGGCGGCGCTGGTGAACATGCACCGAAAGATCTGCAGATCGTAACTGATGGGGATCTGACGCTGAGCCTTGCTGATCTGAATGCCAGCTTGGCAGTGCAATTCCCGGATTCCAAAGATGGTACAGGCGTGTTGTCGATTGATGATGTTTATCTTCATCGGGCACAGTTGGCGATTAACGCGGATGCAAATACAGATTCAGCACGTATGATTCTATCTGACAAAGATGGCTCCATCGCCTCTGCCGGTATGTTAGCAGACAAGTTCATTGCCTCTGAAAGTGATACGCATGTGGCAGCTGCAAATGAAGTTCAGGAGCCGCAGTTTAACAATCTGCAGCAGTCTATGGCTGGGTTTGGTGGTAATGCAGCAGGGGCTCTGAATACAGCCGCTAGTGCGTTGCAATCTGCGGTCACTTTGGCGAGCAGTGAACAGGAAAAGGAGCATGCACTGCATAAAGAACCAGTGTAG
- the ligF gene encoding Protein LigF, whose amino-acid sequence MIKIYGVCPSPFVRKALVCAELKGLEYERIDIMPGKIPDDFKAISPLKKIPAITDGDFTISDSSVICDYLEEKYPQIATAPSNPEDKARARWLEEFADTKLAETATNIFFERILRGVVMGHEPNEERVTNIVDELLPERLDYLETILPASGFMFGDDLFTVDVALTTHFINASYAGYAIDKSRWPVTAAYYNRVIEHPALQKRFDEEIAMMGTKPKAA is encoded by the coding sequence ATGATCAAAATCTACGGTGTATGCCCCTCCCCTTTTGTGAGAAAAGCGCTTGTTTGTGCCGAGCTCAAAGGCCTGGAATATGAGCGTATTGATATCATGCCCGGAAAAATCCCGGATGATTTCAAAGCCATCAGCCCGCTGAAAAAAATTCCTGCAATAACGGATGGCGACTTCACCATTTCAGACTCGTCAGTTATCTGTGACTATCTCGAAGAAAAATACCCCCAAATCGCGACAGCGCCTTCCAATCCTGAAGACAAAGCCCGCGCGCGTTGGTTAGAAGAATTTGCCGACACTAAACTGGCTGAAACCGCCACCAATATATTCTTTGAACGCATTTTGCGTGGTGTCGTAATGGGCCATGAACCCAACGAAGAACGGGTGACAAATATCGTCGACGAATTACTGCCTGAACGCCTCGATTATCTCGAAACCATCCTGCCAGCATCTGGCTTTATGTTCGGCGACGATCTGTTCACAGTCGACGTTGCTCTGACAACACACTTCATCAATGCCTCTTATGCCGGTTACGCCATCGACAAGAGTCGCTGGCCGGTGACGGCAGCCTACTACAACCGTGTTATCGAACACCCGGCGTTACAAAAACGCTTTGATGAAGAAATCGCTATGATGGGTACAAAACCAAAAGCAGCTTAG